Proteins encoded together in one Asterias rubens chromosome 4, eAstRub1.3, whole genome shotgun sequence window:
- the LOC117288905 gene encoding uncharacterized protein K02A2.6-like, translated as MDSLPPHNYTLYKTTSHSKEPPLIVTLSINNTPGAMEIDTGASVSILSENTYETVFMGKKPPLSKDTDVELRTYTGQKIQVIGNCTVTVEHNFQKAELPLLVVAGKGPNLLGRHWLRHLKLAWHTIRHVDQTPSTASNITEQYSELFRDDLGQLKGQRVHISMRDDARPVFCKARPVSFAMKQQVNDELDRLEREGVIEPVTFSRWASPIVPVMKESGKLRICGDYKSTVNQSTNTDIYPLPRIEELFVAMAGGKAFSKLDLSHAYLQLILDEESRELLTINTHKGLFQYTRMPFGISSAPAIFQRTMESLLADIPQAVAFLDDVLVTGRTVAEHAANLHKVLSRLQSAGLRLKREKCVFLATEVIYLGHRINAAGLQPTSNKVLAVRDAPIPRNVSELKSYLGLLNYYRKFLPNLSSVLGPLHSLLKKNTSWSWKPIHEKSFRDSKELLMSAKVLAHYDPDKELIMACDASPYGVGAVLAHRMSDGSEHPVAFASRSLSPAKKNYSQLDKEGLAVIFGVKKFHQYVYGRRFEITTDHKPLLGLFSEHRAIAPMASSRIQRWALTLAAYKYRLVYKPGHLNGNAYGLSRLPLSTSIHPTPTPTDYVMVMDRLETTLVGPDKIRLWTGRDPTLSLVRTYVMNGWPSECNNEALKPYTCRKDELSVQDGCILWGSRVVIPPQGRTQIVQELHESHIGISRMKSLARSYVWWPNMDRDLEDKVKQCTACQVSRKSPPTAPLQPWEFPSRPWSRLHLDYAGPFMGRMFLVIVDAHSKWLDIHAMHSTTSQATVERLRQTFATHGLPEIIVTDNGSNFTSADFEDFLRLNGIKHVRSAPFHPSSNGLAERAVQSFKAAMLRMTEGTVETKLSRFLMSYRVTPHATTCVSPAEMLMKRKLRTRLDAIRPNIQVRVDSKQFSQKVNHDKHTKLRTFNTNDSVYAENYATGPRWIAGLILGRVGSCMFTVQLDDGRVWRRHVDQLRPRQLLVTPPVNDPIAPVPIVPRREEGDDRSKSSSCADNQPEQPTDQSQSENNSSNPDLRRSTRTHNKPPRYRFHDS; from the coding sequence ATGGATTCATTACCACCACATAATTACACCTTGTATAAGACCACTTCACATTCCAAGGAACCACCGCTGATAGTAACTTTGTCAATCAATAACACACCAGGGGCAATGGAAATCGACACTGGCGCATCAGTTTCAATTCTCAGTGAGAACACATATGAGACGGTCTTCATGGGAAAGAAACCGCCCCTCTCTAAGGACACAGATGTAGAACTGCGTACCTATACAGGACAGAAGATTCAAGTCATTGGTAATTGTACTGTTACAGTTGAACACAATTTCCAAAAGGCTGAATTGCCCCTCCTTGTTGTAGCAGGTAAGGGACCGAATTTACTTGGCCGGCACTGGTTGCGTCACCTTAAGTTGGCATGGCACACGATTCGCCATGTGGATCAAACACCATCAACTGCATCGAACATTACTGAACAGTACAGTGAGTTGTTTCGTGATGACTTAGGACAGCTCAAAGGTCAACGGGTGCACATCAGCATGAGGGATGATGCAAGGCCTGTATTCTGCAAGGCCAGGCCTGTGTCATTTGCAATGAAGCAACAGGTTAATGATGAACTGGATCGGCTCGAGAGGGAGGGTGTGATTGAACCAGTTACCTTTTCTCGATGGGCATCACCCATTGTACCCGTTATGAAGGAATCGGGTAAATTGCGTATCTGTGGGGACTACAAGTCTACTGTTAATCAGTCAACAAACACGGACATTTACCCATTACCTCGCATCGAGGAACTTTTCGTAGCTATGGCAGGAGGTAAGGCATTTAGTAAGTTGGATCTAAGTCACGCCTATCTGCAGCTTATTCTTGATGAGGAGTCTCGTGAGCTGCTAACAATCAATACACACAAAGGGCTCTTTCAGTACACGCGTATGCCTTTTGGCATATCCTCCGCACCTGCAATATTCCAAAGGACCATGGAAAGCCTACTAGCAGATATTCCACAAGCGGTCGCATTCCTCGATGACGTGTTAGTTACCGGACGCACTGTAGCAGAGCATGCAGCAAATCTCCATAAAGTCCTGAGTCGGCTCCAAAGCGCAGGACTCCGTCTGAAACGAGAAAAATGTGTATTTCTTGCAACCGAAGTCATTTACTTGGGACATCGCATAAATGCGGCAGGGTTGCAACCAACATCGAATAAGGTTCTAGCAGTCAGGGATGCACCAATTCCACGGAACGTGTCGGAGTTGAAGTCCTACCTTGGACTACTGAATTATTATAGAAAGTTTCTTCCCAATTTGTCGTCAGTATTGGGCCCATTACACAGTCTGCTTAAGAAGAACACCAGCTGGTCATGGAAACCAATCCATGAAAAATCCTTCAGAGACTCAAAGGAATTGCTTATGTCGGCCAAAGTACTTGCCCACTACGACCCAGATAAGGAGTTGATAATGGCCTGTGATGCCAGTCCCTATGGTGTGGGCGCTGTGTTAGCCCACAGAATGTCGGATGGATCGGAACACCCAGTCGCTTTTGCCTCGCGTTCTTTATCACCAGCAAAGAAAAACTACTCGCAGCTTGACAAAGAAGGTTTAGCTGTGATTTTCGGAGTCAAGAAATTTCACCAGTATGTCTATGGACGCCGGTTTGAGATAACCACGGATCACAAGCCATTGCTTGGACTATTCAGTGAACACCGAGCAATAGCCCCCATGGCGTCATCCCGTATTCAACGCTGGGCCCTCACACTAGCGGCCTATAAGTATCGCTTGGTGTACAAACCTGGGCATTTAAATGGCAATGCCTATGGCCTCAGCAGATTGCCCCTGTCAACATCAATCCATCCTACTCCAACACCAACAGACTACGTCATGGTTATGGATCGGTTGGAAACCACGCTTGTCGGCCCTGACAAAATTCGTCTTTGGACGGGTAGAGACCCAACACTCTCTCTAGTGCGCACATACGTGATGAATGGCTGGCCAAGTGAATGTAATAATGAAGCACTAAAGCCATATACTTGCCGCAAAGATGAATTAAGTGTGCAAGATGGTTGCATATTGTGGGGTTCCCGAGTAGTCATCCCCCCACAAGGTCGAACACAGATTGTCCAGGAACTGCATGAATCGCACATTGGAATCTCGCGAATGAAATCACTCGCTCGTAGCTATGTGTGGTGGCCAAACATGGACAGAGACCTGGAAGATAAGGTTAAACAGTGCACCGCATGTCAAGTCTCTCGTAAATCTCCACCCACTGCTCCGCTTCAACCCTGGGAGTTCCCTAGTCGGCCATGGTCGCGTTTGCACTTGGACTATGCAGGCCCATTTATGGGTAGAATGTTCTTGGTGATAGTTGATGCGCACAGTAAGTGGTTGGACATCCATGCCATGCACAGTACAACGTCGCAAGCCACTGTTGAACGGCTTCGTCAGACCTTTGCAACCCATGGTCTGCCGGAAATAATTGTCACAGACAACGGCAGCAACTTCACAAGCGCAGACTTTGAAGACTTTTTGCGATTGAATGGCATAAAACATGTCAGATCAGCACCGTTCCACCCCTCTTCCAATGGTTTGGCAGAGAGGGCAGTGCAGTCGTTTAAAGCTGCAATGCTACGCATGACTGAAGGTACCGTTGAAACCAAATTGTCACGATTCCTGATGAGTTATCGCGTCACACCTCACGCAACCACATGTGTATCCCCCGCAGAGATGTTGATGAAACGCAAACTTCGCACACGGCTTGATGCAATTCGTCCTAATATCCAAGTCCGTGTTGACAGCAAGCAGTTCTCGCAGAAGGTGAACCATGATAAACACACCAAACTACGCACCTTCAATACCAATGACTCAGTGTATgccgaaaactacgctactggACCACGTTGGATTGCCGGTTTGATTTTGGGACGAGTTGGAAGCTGTATGTTTACAGTTCAGCTGGATGATGGACGTGTCTGGAGAAGACATGTGGATCAATTACGACCCCGTCAGTTGCTTGTTACACCCCCCGTCAATGATCCTATTGCACCAGTCCCTATTGTTCCACGAAGGGAGGAGGGAGATGATAGGAGCAAGTCTAGTTCCTGTGCGGACAACCAACCTGAACAGCCAACGGATCAAAGCCAATCtgagaacaattcttcaaaccCAGACCTTCGCCGATCAACGCGCACCCACAATAAACCCCCTCGCTACAGATTCCACGATTCCTAA